AGTCTTTGTCCATAAGATAGAGAACGCCGGCGATATCTCGGCCGGAGGTCACCGGGGCTGCCATCCAATCGCGGGCGCGGAATCTTCGCACGACCTTCGGTACGGCGTCACCGGCGCCGGCGGCTTCCCCGAACGCGGTGACGGCGCTTTCTAAGGCCGTCCTCGTCGTCTCGCATTCTTCGGGCGATACGTGGAGGCCGAGCGCATCATCATCGGCGACGCCGAGCGCCGGCACGATTCCGTGGAGAGAACCATCGCGCGAGTCGCGCGTGAGGATCACCGCTCGCGATGCGTGGCAACTCGACGCGCACGCGCGCAGAGCACACGAGAGCATCGTCTCGGCGTCGATATCGCGCGCGAGAGAAACCGCGGTCTGCGCAAGCGCGCGCAGATGTTGTTCCAGCTCGTCTGAGCCGTAAGCGCGCGGCGTTGCGCCGCTGAATTGCGGGTCGAAGTCCATGGCGGTGCGGATGCCCTCCGCTCATACGACATCACCCATGGCTCAGTCATCACAGCCCCAGGCTCAAGAAAGGCGCTCTGTGAGAGCGGTCACGGCTGGCTGAACAATGTCCCGGGGAAATACGAGGCGAGGATTGCCTGCGCGTTCATGCCGGCGTCCGCGCGGCCGCGCGCGCCCCACTGACACATGCCGACGCCATGGCCCAGGCCATGGCCGGTGACTTGATATCCTCCCGGACCGGGCTGTATCTGGAGCAGCAGGCTTGGGATAACTTTGTACCCGAGCATAGCCGCGGCCTTCGCGTAAAACGCGCGGCCTCCGATTGTGATGTCGGCTCCGCCGTGACGGTGAGCCGCGATAAAGCGCGCGCGTCCATCGGGCCACGTAGCGGTGACATCGACCCCGGTAAGGTCGCTCGTCGCAAGGTCGAAGATGCTTGCCATCGATTCTGCGCTCACGGTGTTCTGCCAATTGAACAGCGGCGCTTTCGAGCAATATGCCCGACCACTTGCATCACTATCGGCGATGCCGCGCAGATAAGGGGGAACGGCGGCGCCGGACAATTCGGCGGCGCTTGCCGTGTGGCCGCCGCACGCGGCGCTGTAGAAGACTTCGGCCGGCGATGTTCCGGACAACAGCGCGATTCCGGCCGTCGCCTGCGCCGCCGCGGTGAGCCGCTGATCGATACTATCCATCCCGTTGTAGACTTGGCTTGACGTGTCGTCGCCCAGATCGTATGCATACGTTCTGGCCTGCGACGCGTGCAGCGCAAATGTCCGTGCGGCGATGGCCTGCGCCTTGATCGCTTCGTATGGCCAGCTCGGACCGAT
The DNA window shown above is from Candidatus Eremiobacteraceae bacterium and carries:
- a CDS encoding SpoIID/LytB domain-containing protein: MRRSRFLACAGAAAFAIVAGGSPGASDTVSRTIRVRLFKGRSLIRADVSGPGAGGIPQIFSFDANTTIKTTLIGGGVPLTVTAYDADGLVATRRYSGQITVAQADDGILIVNTVDLEQYVGSVLAAEIGPSWPYEAIKAQAIAARTFALHASQARTYAYDLGDDTSSQVYNGMDSIDQRLTAAAQATAGIALLSGTSPAEVFYSAACGGHTASAAELSGAAVPPYLRGIADSDASGRAYCSKAPLFNWQNTVSAESMASIFDLATSDLTGVDVTATWPDGRARFIAAHRHGGADITIGGRAFYAKAAAMLGYKVIPSLLLQIQPGPGGYQVTGHGLGHGVGMCQWGARGRADAGMNAQAILASYFPGTLFSQP